From Diaminobutyricibacter sp. McL0608, one genomic window encodes:
- a CDS encoding arginase family protein, whose amino-acid sequence MARRLVVIGAPSSAGSYAAGQESAPRVLRERGLIDKLRAAGRDVVDDGDGPFQVWKPDREHPRSQNLGQVIASIEAVTRQVGAAIDAGCDALVIGGNCTIALGAVSALSSRFADPGLLYLDRHFDLNTPSTTSDGALDWMGLAHALAVPGSIPELQAALARIPLLTPARLHLLGVDPDATTEGERRAGSDLQLVWRTGDELAQHPVSETQRALARLAPGPIAVHLDVDVLDFTDAPLAEDTGGRNSGPSLDALAEALDTACHDPSVRVLTVGELNPSRSAGEPIVLDRFIRTLAQAFSVV is encoded by the coding sequence GTGGCCAGGCGACTGGTGGTGATCGGCGCTCCCTCGAGTGCCGGAAGTTACGCGGCGGGGCAGGAGTCGGCGCCGCGGGTCCTGCGCGAGCGCGGACTGATCGACAAGCTCCGGGCCGCCGGCCGCGACGTCGTCGACGACGGCGATGGCCCGTTCCAGGTCTGGAAACCGGACCGCGAGCATCCCCGATCCCAGAATCTGGGCCAGGTGATCGCGTCGATCGAGGCTGTCACCCGCCAGGTCGGAGCGGCGATCGACGCGGGGTGCGACGCCCTGGTCATCGGCGGCAACTGCACCATCGCGCTCGGTGCGGTCAGCGCGCTGTCATCCCGGTTCGCCGATCCCGGCCTGCTCTACCTCGATCGCCATTTCGACCTGAACACGCCCTCGACGACGTCCGACGGAGCACTCGACTGGATGGGGCTGGCACACGCGCTAGCGGTGCCCGGGTCGATCCCGGAACTCCAGGCGGCCCTCGCCCGCATCCCCCTGCTCACCCCTGCGCGGCTGCACCTTCTCGGCGTCGACCCCGATGCGACGACAGAGGGCGAGCGTCGGGCGGGCTCCGATTTGCAGCTGGTGTGGCGGACGGGCGACGAGCTGGCCCAGCATCCGGTCAGCGAGACGCAGCGGGCACTGGCGAGACTCGCGCCCGGCCCGATCGCCGTGCACCTGGATGTGGACGTGCTCGATTTCACGGACGCTCCGCTCGCCGAGGACACCGGCGGACGGAACTCCGGCCCGTCACTGGATGCGCTGGCCGAGGCTCTCGACACCGCGTGCCACGACCCGAGCGTCCGCGTCCTCACCGTCGGGGAGCTGAACCCCTCACGGTCGGCCGGTGAGCCGATCGTGCTCGACCGGTTCATCCGGACACTCGCGCAGGCCTTCTCAGTCGTCTAG
- a CDS encoding ABC transporter ATP-binding protein produces the protein MSVVEPSYDDEISAVEPILRADGLTRVFETAGGKVTAVSDVSLVVHPGELVVIRGRSGSGKTTLLNMLGGLDQPTSGQVRLGAVQLTGAAESELVDIRRSQIGFVFQAFGLIPVLSAAENVEVPLRLLGVAPEEREARVAELLALVGLAGHARQRPAELSGGQQQRVGIARALACDPKVLFADEPTGQLDSVTGAAMMELLVGLVHSKGVAAVVTTHDPLLMARADRVLELHDGQLADQPRRGRHSA, from the coding sequence ATGAGTGTCGTCGAGCCGTCGTACGACGACGAGATCAGCGCCGTGGAACCGATCCTGCGTGCGGATGGGCTCACCCGCGTCTTCGAGACGGCCGGCGGAAAAGTCACCGCGGTCTCCGACGTCTCACTCGTCGTTCATCCGGGGGAGCTGGTCGTCATCCGGGGCCGCTCGGGCAGTGGAAAGACCACACTGCTGAACATGCTCGGCGGTCTCGACCAGCCGACGAGCGGGCAGGTCCGGCTCGGTGCTGTGCAGCTGACGGGAGCCGCCGAGTCGGAGCTCGTCGACATCCGGCGCTCGCAGATCGGCTTCGTCTTCCAGGCGTTCGGGCTCATCCCGGTGCTGTCGGCCGCCGAGAACGTGGAGGTGCCCCTGCGCCTCCTCGGCGTCGCACCGGAGGAACGCGAAGCCCGCGTCGCCGAACTCCTCGCGCTGGTCGGCCTGGCCGGTCACGCCCGCCAGCGGCCCGCCGAGCTCTCGGGTGGACAACAGCAGCGCGTCGGGATTGCGCGAGCCCTCGCCTGCGACCCGAAGGTGCTGTTCGCCGATGAACCCACCGGTCAGCTCGACAGCGTCACCGGTGCGGCGATGATGGAGCTGCTCGTCGGCCTCGTGCACAGCAAAGGGGTGGCGGCCGTCGTGACGACTCACGACCCGCTTCTGATGGCTCGCGCAGACCGGGTGCTCGAACTCCACGACGGCCAGCTCGCGGATCAGCCGCGTCGAGGCCGCCACTCCGCCTGA
- a CDS encoding ABC transporter ATP-binding protein: MTTSITDATGDAVAAASEVAPASGTASARSAPIDAGIACSDLVRIFTAEGVEVQALQGLNLTVKSGELVAIVGASGSGKSTLLGILSGLDKPTAGSAKVAGRDLLSMTGRQRVDYRRHTVGFVWQQTSRNLLPYLTARENIVLAMSLAGTPGREPRSLELLDLLEVGHCADRRPTEMSGGEQQRTAIAVALANDPRVLLADEPTGELDEATSVDVLEAMRGVNRELGVTTLIVTHDPTVSEHVLRTVQIRDGRTSTEVIRRTGITEGGDEHTIAEEFAVLDRVGRLQLPPEYLTSLRMRDRVRLALEADHVGVWPHGQQSGEPGDHDDHEEEAGR, translated from the coding sequence ATGACCACCTCGATCACGGACGCGACAGGGGATGCGGTGGCTGCCGCATCCGAAGTCGCACCGGCATCCGGAACCGCATCCGCCCGGTCGGCACCGATCGACGCCGGCATCGCCTGCTCCGACCTCGTCAGGATCTTCACGGCCGAGGGCGTCGAAGTACAGGCGCTCCAGGGCCTCAACCTGACAGTGAAGAGCGGTGAGCTCGTGGCCATCGTGGGCGCGTCGGGGTCGGGCAAGTCGACACTCCTCGGGATTCTCTCCGGGCTGGACAAACCGACGGCCGGCTCTGCAAAGGTGGCCGGGCGCGACTTGCTCTCGATGACGGGCAGGCAGCGGGTCGACTACCGGCGTCACACGGTGGGTTTCGTCTGGCAGCAGACATCGCGCAACCTGCTGCCCTACCTGACCGCGCGCGAGAACATCGTGCTCGCCATGTCACTGGCGGGCACCCCCGGTCGTGAGCCGCGCTCGCTCGAGCTTCTCGACCTCCTCGAGGTGGGCCATTGCGCCGACCGCAGGCCGACCGAGATGTCGGGTGGCGAACAGCAGCGCACCGCCATCGCGGTGGCGCTCGCCAATGATCCGCGGGTGCTCCTCGCGGACGAGCCGACGGGTGAACTCGACGAAGCGACGTCGGTGGATGTGCTCGAGGCGATGCGCGGCGTCAACCGTGAGCTCGGCGTCACCACCCTCATCGTCACGCACGACCCGACTGTGTCGGAGCACGTGCTGCGCACGGTCCAGATCCGCGACGGGCGGACATCGACGGAGGTGATCCGGCGCACCGGCATCACCGAGGGCGGCGACGAACACACCATCGCGGAGGAGTTCGCCGTGCTCGACCGTGTCGGCCGGCTCCAGCTGCCGCCCGAATATCTGACCAGTCTCCGGATGCGCGACCGCGTGCGGCTCGCACTCGAGGCCGACCACGTCGGGGTCTGGCCGCACGGGCAGCAATCGGGCGAGCCGGGCGATCATGACGATCACGAAGAGGAGGCCGGGCGATGA
- a CDS encoding ABC transporter permease: protein MSRGSSLSGPGLAARAIFAFRGGLVMLGVIVFVASAAVTAWPRFADALLTSDLHYRVEQAGPVNTDLITSVGVTDFYAYGPDRAASLWRAMPGTLAAARAAMKPDLRSVTTAGDFTSRGSRLSLGPPADAEPLSRYAVQLEGYERLRETADLDSGTWPAASTVASAAPIQIVMSTPVAALFDWKVGQVRSVALGETEQPIILVGTVHPRDASDDFWQLDRLRGDGLFADRGDQGKEYAAVVWVDPDSWPAMTSSFLPVTTVGWFGMKPNAFAAGSLAAVQAQLDHFLANPIRAQAGDPVSLRFATSLNAALDAFLARAEPANTLFAILVAGPIGVALAVLVLGVRLALGRRREALALMASRGASPLRLRSGLAVEGAIVSVPAAAFGIVVAFALTPGSELVGPPLAFGALCALAPPVILAIVAGALGPRDDVGAERSARRRWGWVVEVIVVGLAALAVVALFQRGLTPPNAGLSVDPLLAVTPILVALAACIVVLRLYPIPLAWLAGALRRRRGAVAYIGVTSSMRSRAGGLWPVFAVVVGVSITVFSVSVLSTERGGIMEGARSRVGADLSVTAGSLSAAQIARVKAIPGVAHTAVVYWAGGVIVNHSGQSDLISGYLVDPHELAPVEASLPASARISAALEHPPFGRTAAVVGGWTSTVPVTSAVLVAGTNLHLDVRSFDYKPGVYLWDAQWIFLDKTALTPRAGITGTPSTVLIALKPGADSAAVHAALVSIGGKGATIGDAASEAKVLRAAPLISGLELIALASIVLSALMCVGALLLTLVMNAAARTRLVATLRTIGFTSRQAGGLIGWELGPIVVAGLIAGLAVGLALPAIVLAPIDLSGFTGGPTAPAVTIDPVLLALGVAGFVAITVVATLVALVGARLRSPATVLRAGGE from the coding sequence ATGAGCCGCGGGTCGTCGCTCTCCGGTCCAGGTCTCGCTGCGCGTGCGATCTTCGCCTTCCGGGGCGGACTCGTGATGCTCGGAGTGATCGTGTTCGTCGCGTCGGCCGCCGTGACAGCGTGGCCACGGTTCGCGGATGCCCTGCTCACCTCGGACCTCCACTACCGCGTCGAACAGGCCGGCCCGGTCAACACCGACCTGATCACGTCGGTCGGAGTGACCGACTTCTACGCTTATGGGCCCGATCGCGCGGCGAGCCTGTGGCGCGCGATGCCCGGGACGCTCGCGGCCGCTCGTGCGGCGATGAAGCCCGACCTGCGCTCGGTCACGACCGCGGGCGACTTCACGTCGCGCGGCTCACGTCTGTCCCTCGGCCCGCCGGCGGACGCCGAACCACTCAGCCGGTACGCCGTGCAGCTCGAGGGCTACGAGCGTCTGCGTGAAACGGCCGATCTCGACTCCGGGACCTGGCCTGCCGCATCGACGGTCGCATCCGCCGCCCCGATCCAGATCGTGATGTCGACTCCGGTCGCCGCGCTGTTCGATTGGAAGGTCGGCCAGGTTCGGAGCGTCGCGCTCGGCGAAACAGAGCAGCCGATCATTCTCGTCGGCACGGTGCATCCTCGTGACGCGAGCGACGACTTCTGGCAGCTCGATCGGCTGCGGGGCGACGGTCTCTTCGCCGACCGCGGAGACCAGGGCAAGGAGTATGCCGCGGTCGTCTGGGTCGACCCGGACAGCTGGCCCGCGATGACCTCGTCCTTCCTGCCGGTCACCACGGTCGGCTGGTTCGGGATGAAGCCGAACGCTTTCGCCGCCGGCAGCCTGGCCGCGGTCCAGGCGCAGCTGGACCACTTCCTTGCCAATCCGATCCGGGCCCAGGCGGGTGACCCCGTGTCGCTGCGCTTCGCGACCAGTCTCAATGCAGCGCTCGACGCCTTCCTTGCGAGGGCCGAGCCCGCGAACACCCTGTTCGCGATCCTGGTGGCCGGCCCGATCGGCGTTGCGCTCGCCGTCCTGGTTCTGGGGGTCCGGCTCGCGCTCGGGCGCCGGCGTGAAGCGCTCGCCCTGATGGCGTCGCGCGGGGCCTCGCCCCTCAGGCTCCGCTCCGGACTGGCGGTCGAAGGGGCGATCGTGTCCGTCCCCGCGGCCGCGTTCGGCATCGTGGTCGCGTTCGCCCTCACGCCGGGGAGTGAGCTCGTCGGACCGCCGCTCGCTTTCGGAGCCCTCTGCGCCCTCGCGCCACCGGTCATCCTCGCCATCGTCGCCGGGGCACTCGGACCCCGCGACGACGTCGGCGCCGAACGTTCCGCCCGCAGGCGCTGGGGCTGGGTCGTCGAGGTGATCGTCGTCGGGCTCGCCGCGCTCGCCGTCGTCGCACTGTTCCAGCGCGGCCTGACACCGCCGAACGCCGGTCTCAGCGTCGACCCGCTCCTCGCCGTCACCCCCATCCTCGTCGCGCTCGCCGCCTGCATCGTCGTGCTTCGCCTCTATCCGATCCCTCTCGCGTGGCTCGCAGGCGCCCTCCGCCGCCGCCGGGGAGCCGTCGCCTACATCGGGGTGACGAGCTCCATGCGCTCGCGTGCCGGCGGTCTCTGGCCTGTCTTCGCAGTGGTCGTGGGTGTCAGTATCACTGTCTTCTCGGTGAGCGTGCTCTCGACCGAACGCGGCGGGATCATGGAGGGCGCGCGATCCCGGGTCGGTGCCGACCTGAGCGTGACCGCGGGCAGCCTCTCCGCCGCCCAGATTGCACGGGTAAAGGCGATCCCCGGTGTTGCGCACACAGCGGTCGTTTACTGGGCGGGCGGCGTCATCGTCAACCACTCCGGCCAATCCGATCTGATCTCCGGCTACCTTGTCGACCCCCACGAGCTCGCCCCCGTCGAAGCGTCGCTCCCGGCTTCCGCCCGTATCTCCGCGGCGCTCGAGCATCCGCCGTTCGGGCGCACGGCCGCAGTCGTGGGCGGCTGGACCAGCACGGTCCCGGTGACGAGCGCGGTGCTCGTCGCCGGCACCAACCTGCACCTGGACGTCAGATCGTTCGACTACAAACCCGGCGTCTACCTCTGGGACGCGCAGTGGATCTTCCTCGACAAGACCGCACTCACTCCGCGGGCTGGGATCACGGGCACTCCGTCGACCGTGCTCATCGCGCTGAAACCCGGCGCAGACAGCGCGGCCGTGCACGCGGCGCTCGTCAGCATCGGAGGCAAGGGCGCGACGATCGGCGACGCCGCCTCAGAAGCGAAGGTGCTGCGCGCCGCCCCGCTCATCTCCGGGCTCGAACTGATCGCGCTCGCCTCGATCGTCCTCTCCGCTCTGATGTGCGTCGGAGCGCTCCTCCTCACCCTGGTGATGAACGCCGCAGCGCGGACCCGGCTCGTCGCTACGCTGCGCACCATCGGGTTCACGTCACGCCAGGCCGGCGGGCTGATCGGCTGGGAGCTCGGGCCGATCGTCGTCGCCGGACTGATCGCCGGCCTCGCTGTCGGGCTGGCGCTGCCCGCGATCGTCCTGGCTCCGATCGACCTCAGCGGCTTCACCGGGGGTCCTACAGCACCGGCGGTCACGATCGACCCGGTCCTGCTCGCGCTCGGAGTCGCCGGCTTCGTCGCGATCACCGTCGTCGCCACACTCGTCGCGCTCGTCGGGGCGCGACTTCGCTCACCCGCGACGGTACTCAGAGCCGGAGGAGAATGA
- a CDS encoding FtsX-like permease family protein codes for MRASGHAASTSGGEAPSRIRPFWLNRARAQAGVLLAGAATVLVVSFLASVMVGLAARSPAVAVRESISAGPAADYSLALQTSLSDDAPAQDRAVRSVVDRTFARARVTVARTAYIPSAPVLHANGAPARSVLALADDTDLRARARLTDGSWPDSAASASAPAPVALDGPTATALSVAVGDAFTIAGENGPVAVRVVGLWRPADAGDPAWLGLASGSGGTDGRIAASDATIRLISSTPAVQWVVAPDPAHTGPQQLTALHRGFTRIADDLTADSTASASPFAPLGRAAQSIVAMQQSIGALGAVVPVPLAVLAVCSVIALVLLAQLLMGARRPETRLLRARGATVGELVRAGAAESGTASLVAAVVGAVLAQVWLAVQVGTPTGPLEVVLPPLVVLVASLVVVCVVTAQSARSAIDAPVAMDAGRGRTVVSFGLAVLALVAAAVTLWRFLAYGSPIGAGGAVDPVGVVAPAAVLCAVAMLGLLAFGPAAAAVERLAGRDRGLTAVLPARQVGRGLGLFAAPVALIVLTVGAATFSAGYVGTWNAFLRDSSQLVNGADVRADLGVEGTTRGASDAIDAGRFARLPGAGASVPALGSAYNAGQTATSFVAVDARSLPALVSVGDYMLDTTRLEHDLIPGGDPLPGISVPPKADSVVIGTRMSASIVDGVSPTSANPTLAVTVWLADRHGELVPVRGADAGEGTAHVYTAAVPSGGPWALVAVDATINARDVAAPLAVSVVALDARSGTSSVALAIPAGQHWAPTTKPFGSSLTLRAVDGPFFGFDAPLLPPTHDSSVRFLPAGSTRAPIVITAAAAAQSDFQVGDQVTLDGAWSNLNGVIAGIVPAVPGVTDEQAGIVDLRTFASQVLRTAPEAPRLNQVWLSADDPETVAAEVAHETGPDAVVTTASGTFVSRFMASAVQSLWLGCAGCALLALVAVGAAASALLRRRRAEVVVLRAVGMSGREQARSRRAEVVGVVTASFIFGLAGGILIVLLAGNALARLSVVTAPSTLSVHGSVDALSLGAALGAVVIVVGAVVWAYGRGVRRQAGDTAYREEIR; via the coding sequence ATGCGTGCGTCAGGACACGCCGCGAGTACGAGCGGCGGGGAGGCTCCCAGTCGCATCCGTCCGTTCTGGCTGAACCGGGCCCGAGCGCAGGCGGGCGTGCTGCTCGCAGGCGCGGCCACGGTGCTGGTCGTGAGCTTTCTCGCGAGCGTGATGGTCGGGCTGGCTGCCCGGTCTCCCGCGGTCGCCGTGCGCGAGAGCATCTCCGCCGGCCCTGCCGCAGACTATTCGCTCGCCCTGCAGACCTCCCTGTCGGATGACGCCCCAGCGCAGGACAGAGCGGTGCGTTCCGTCGTGGATCGCACGTTCGCCCGCGCCCGAGTGACGGTTGCGCGCACCGCGTACATCCCGAGCGCACCCGTCCTGCACGCGAATGGCGCACCTGCGCGCTCGGTGCTCGCGCTCGCCGACGACACGGACCTGCGAGCCCGAGCGAGGCTGACCGACGGCTCCTGGCCAGACTCGGCCGCATCCGCCTCCGCTCCGGCACCGGTCGCCCTCGACGGCCCGACCGCGACTGCGCTGAGCGTAGCTGTCGGCGACGCCTTCACGATCGCCGGCGAGAACGGCCCCGTGGCCGTCCGCGTCGTCGGGCTGTGGCGGCCCGCGGACGCCGGCGATCCCGCCTGGCTGGGTCTCGCATCCGGCAGCGGTGGCACCGACGGACGAATCGCGGCATCGGATGCGACCATCCGCCTCATCTCGTCGACCCCCGCCGTGCAGTGGGTCGTTGCGCCCGACCCGGCACATACCGGACCGCAGCAGCTGACGGCGCTCCATCGCGGTTTCACGCGGATCGCCGATGACCTGACGGCAGACTCGACAGCGAGCGCATCGCCGTTCGCTCCCCTCGGGCGCGCCGCGCAGTCCATCGTCGCCATGCAGCAGTCGATCGGGGCGCTCGGAGCGGTTGTTCCTGTGCCGCTGGCCGTGCTGGCGGTGTGTTCCGTGATCGCCTTGGTCCTGCTCGCGCAACTCCTCATGGGCGCCCGCCGGCCCGAGACCCGTTTGCTGCGTGCGCGTGGGGCGACCGTCGGTGAGCTGGTCCGGGCCGGCGCCGCCGAGAGCGGAACGGCGTCGCTGGTGGCCGCCGTCGTCGGCGCAGTGCTCGCGCAGGTCTGGCTCGCGGTGCAGGTGGGGACGCCGACGGGCCCGCTCGAAGTCGTGCTGCCGCCGCTGGTCGTGCTGGTGGCCTCCCTTGTCGTGGTGTGTGTGGTGACGGCGCAGTCGGCTCGCTCTGCGATCGACGCGCCCGTGGCGATGGATGCGGGCCGCGGCCGCACGGTCGTCTCTTTCGGCCTCGCGGTTCTCGCGCTCGTCGCCGCAGCCGTCACGCTCTGGCGCTTTCTCGCCTACGGTTCGCCGATCGGAGCCGGCGGCGCCGTCGACCCGGTCGGTGTCGTCGCGCCCGCAGCGGTGCTCTGTGCCGTAGCCATGCTCGGCCTGCTGGCCTTCGGTCCGGCGGCCGCTGCAGTGGAACGCCTCGCCGGTCGCGACCGGGGACTGACCGCCGTCCTGCCCGCCCGTCAGGTGGGGCGGGGCCTCGGCCTGTTCGCCGCTCCGGTCGCGCTCATCGTGCTGACGGTGGGAGCGGCGACGTTCTCGGCGGGGTACGTCGGCACCTGGAACGCGTTCCTCCGCGACTCCTCCCAGCTCGTGAACGGCGCGGATGTGCGGGCCGATCTCGGCGTGGAGGGCACCACGCGCGGGGCGAGCGACGCGATCGATGCCGGGCGGTTCGCGCGGCTGCCCGGCGCCGGCGCGAGTGTGCCGGCGCTCGGGTCGGCGTACAACGCCGGTCAGACGGCGACGTCGTTCGTCGCTGTCGACGCGCGTTCCCTGCCGGCGCTCGTGTCCGTCGGGGACTACATGCTCGACACGACCCGTCTCGAGCACGATCTCATTCCCGGAGGCGACCCGCTGCCCGGGATCAGCGTTCCGCCGAAGGCCGACAGCGTTGTGATCGGGACGCGAATGTCGGCCTCGATCGTCGACGGCGTCAGCCCCACCAGCGCGAACCCCACGCTTGCCGTCACCGTCTGGCTCGCGGATCGCCACGGCGAGCTGGTGCCCGTCCGGGGCGCGGACGCCGGTGAGGGCACCGCGCACGTCTACACCGCAGCCGTGCCGTCGGGTGGCCCGTGGGCGCTCGTCGCCGTCGACGCGACCATCAACGCCCGGGACGTCGCCGCTCCGCTCGCGGTCAGCGTGGTCGCGCTCGACGCCCGGTCCGGTACGAGCAGCGTCGCCCTTGCGATCCCTGCCGGCCAGCACTGGGCGCCGACCACGAAGCCGTTCGGCTCATCCCTGACCCTCCGTGCCGTGGACGGTCCCTTCTTCGGGTTCGATGCACCCCTGCTTCCGCCGACGCACGACTCGTCCGTGCGGTTCCTCCCGGCCGGAAGCACGCGCGCGCCAATCGTGATCACCGCGGCCGCCGCCGCCCAGAGCGATTTCCAGGTCGGCGACCAGGTGACGCTCGACGGCGCCTGGTCGAACCTCAACGGAGTCATCGCCGGAATCGTTCCGGCGGTCCCCGGCGTGACCGACGAACAGGCCGGAATCGTCGACCTCCGGACCTTCGCCAGCCAGGTGCTGCGCACGGCCCCGGAGGCACCCCGCCTCAACCAGGTCTGGCTGTCGGCAGACGATCCTGAGACCGTCGCGGCCGAGGTCGCGCACGAGACGGGCCCGGATGCCGTGGTCACAACCGCATCCGGAACGTTCGTGTCGCGCTTCATGGCGAGCGCTGTCCAGAGCCTCTGGCTCGGGTGCGCCGGATGCGCACTGCTCGCCCTCGTCGCGGTCGGCGCGGCTGCCTCAGCTCTCCTGCGACGCCGGCGCGCGGAGGTCGTCGTTCTGCGCGCGGTCGGGATGAGCGGTCGCGAGCAGGCTCGAAGCCGGCGCGCCGAAGTGGTGGGCGTCGTCACCGCGTCGTTCATCTTCGGATTGGCCGGGGGCATCCTGATCGTCCTCCTCGCCGGGAATGCGCTGGCGCGGCTGTCCGTGGTGACCGCGCCGAGCACCCTGTCGGTTCACGGAAGCGTCGATGCGCTCTCGCTCGGTGCGGCGCTCGGGGCGGTCGTGATCGTGGTCGGCGCCGTCGTGTGGGCGTACGGTCGCGGAGTACGTCGGCAGGCCGGCGACACGGCATACCGGGAGGAGATCCGATGA
- a CDS encoding aldose 1-epimerase family protein, with protein MRAPTGDQYELSFTAGGHELTATITQVAAGIRELRIDGVDLTEPYPLDATPPSGCGIVLVPWPNRVKDGVWEHDGQARRLALTEPALDNAIHGLLRYRPYVVTQRDAASVTQSADIFPELGYPFQLETSVRHELAADGLHVTHTITNTGKAPAPVAIGAHPYPKIGGVPTGDLTVTVDAATHLDVDERLNVIGESAVDGTRFDLRAGRRVADLELDDGFADVAMQDGHVAHTVSAPDGRTVTLWADENFGYVQVYTSRSFATSTTSDVAIAVEPMTAPANALNTGRGLRWLAPGESWSASWGIRPSGF; from the coding sequence ATGCGCGCACCCACCGGTGACCAGTACGAACTCTCGTTCACCGCAGGCGGCCACGAGCTGACCGCAACGATCACGCAGGTCGCGGCGGGCATCCGCGAGCTGCGAATCGACGGCGTCGACCTCACGGAGCCGTACCCGCTCGATGCGACCCCGCCGTCCGGCTGCGGGATCGTGCTCGTGCCCTGGCCGAACCGCGTCAAGGACGGTGTGTGGGAGCACGACGGGCAGGCCCGCAGGCTCGCCCTGACCGAGCCCGCGCTCGACAACGCCATCCATGGGCTCCTGCGATACCGTCCCTACGTCGTGACGCAACGGGACGCCGCGAGCGTGACCCAGTCTGCCGACATCTTTCCCGAGCTCGGGTATCCCTTCCAGCTCGAGACCTCCGTGCGCCACGAACTGGCCGCAGACGGGCTTCACGTGACACATACGATCACGAATACGGGGAAGGCCCCTGCGCCGGTCGCGATCGGCGCGCATCCGTATCCGAAGATCGGCGGGGTCCCCACCGGCGACCTGACCGTGACGGTCGATGCAGCGACGCACCTCGACGTCGACGAGAGGCTCAACGTGATCGGCGAGTCCGCGGTCGACGGAACGCGCTTCGACCTGCGCGCCGGACGCAGGGTCGCCGACCTCGAGCTGGACGACGGGTTCGCCGACGTCGCGATGCAGGATGGCCACGTCGCGCACACCGTGTCGGCGCCCGACGGTCGCACGGTCACCCTGTGGGCCGACGAGAACTTCGGCTACGTGCAGGTGTACACCTCGAGGAGCTTCGCCACCTCGACCACCTCGGACGTCGCTATCGCCGTCGAGCCGATGACGGCTCCCGCGAACGCCCTGAACACCGGCCGCGGCCTGCGCTGGCTCGCCCCCGGCGAATCGTGGTCCGCATCCTGGGGCATCCGCCCGTCCGGCTTCTGA
- a CDS encoding DeoR/GlpR family DNA-binding transcription regulator, with the protein MATTPGESLTASMRRQRMLELIGREGFARVTDLGEAFRVSEVTIRSDLDLLDEQRAIRRVHGGAVLRGAGEPREASFEESVGASAAEKRSIARAAAAIVQPGSSLILDVGSTTAAIASALVAREDLADVTVITNGLTIALELEKAIPRFQVIVTGGTLRPLQHSLVEPLATTVLRELHADLAFIGCNGVHPANGITNINLPEADLKRVMVEAAERSIVVADGSKVGRTHLGRVASIAEVDELITGESADAGTVAELRGAGLDVKVVD; encoded by the coding sequence ATGGCCACCACACCCGGAGAATCGCTCACCGCGTCCATGCGGCGGCAGCGGATGCTCGAACTGATCGGTCGCGAAGGCTTCGCCCGCGTCACCGATCTCGGCGAGGCGTTCCGGGTCTCCGAGGTGACCATCCGCAGCGACCTCGACCTGCTCGACGAGCAGCGGGCCATCCGGCGCGTGCACGGCGGCGCGGTGCTGCGCGGGGCGGGCGAACCGCGCGAAGCGTCCTTCGAGGAATCGGTCGGCGCCTCCGCCGCCGAGAAGAGGAGTATCGCCCGGGCGGCGGCCGCGATCGTACAGCCGGGAAGCAGCCTGATCCTCGACGTCGGCAGCACGACCGCCGCGATCGCCTCAGCCCTCGTCGCGCGCGAGGACCTCGCCGACGTGACCGTGATCACGAACGGCCTCACCATCGCGCTCGAGCTCGAGAAGGCGATCCCGCGCTTCCAGGTGATCGTGACCGGCGGCACCCTTCGGCCGCTCCAGCATTCGCTGGTAGAACCGCTGGCGACGACGGTGCTGCGGGAGCTTCACGCCGATCTCGCCTTCATCGGCTGCAACGGAGTGCATCCCGCGAACGGCATCACCAACATCAACCTTCCCGAGGCCGACCTCAAGCGCGTGATGGTCGAAGCCGCCGAGCGCTCGATCGTCGTGGCAGACGGTTCGAAGGTCGGACGCACGCATCTCGGGCGGGTCGCCTCGATCGCTGAGGTCGACGAGCTGATCACCGGCGAGTCGGCCGACGCCGGAACGGTCGCCGAGCTGCGCGGGGCCGGACTGGACGTGAAAGTGGTTGACTAG